A single genomic interval of Spirosoma taeanense harbors:
- a CDS encoding RNA polymerase sigma factor, producing MDQRQRIIDENEYLLKLWFKSQTGDKVAFCQLAETQYRSLFSYATNFTDDREFIKDSIQNIFIRIWEKRASLTIQFVSIYLFKSLRNELMQEFRRSKQPFSSVYSQEVSELSDWQTVETEIEQTETDSESQRRIRQAIDTLPKRQQEAVFLKFYKGLENDQIAELMDINRQSVANLLYKALVALKSQMTFFNYWVITLVLLT from the coding sequence TTGGATCAGCGGCAGCGTATTATTGACGAGAACGAATACTTACTGAAACTCTGGTTTAAATCACAGACCGGAGACAAGGTCGCCTTTTGCCAGTTGGCCGAGACGCAGTATCGCTCCCTGTTCAGTTACGCCACCAACTTCACCGACGACCGCGAATTCATCAAGGACTCTATCCAGAACATATTTATCCGCATCTGGGAAAAACGAGCATCCCTCACGATTCAATTTGTTTCAATCTACCTGTTCAAATCGCTCCGGAATGAACTGATGCAGGAATTTCGACGGAGCAAACAACCGTTTTCGTCGGTATACAGTCAGGAAGTTAGCGAGTTGTCGGACTGGCAGACGGTCGAAACGGAGATCGAACAGACGGAGACCGACTCTGAAAGCCAGCGCCGGATTCGTCAGGCAATCGATACGTTGCCCAAACGCCAGCAGGAAGCCGTTTTCCTGAAATTTTACAAAGGACTTGAGAATGACCAGATCGCGGAACTGATGGACATTAACCGACAGTCGGTCGCCAACCTGCTTTACAAGGCGCTGGTCGCCCTGAAAAGCCAGATGACCTTTTTCAATTACTGGGTCATTACGCTGGTGCTGCTTACCTGA
- a CDS encoding TonB-dependent receptor → MMKSLVSNFFFFWLLSSLAFGQYNLSGRVGSRADSTGQAGCRVYLANGRLVTTTDSSGRFEFTNLANGQYTLQVIHPDFWVAKMDVSIHNGNRYVSLWLNSRTQTLDELVVTDKRTDFGFTRMRGVENMGIYEGKKSEVIIPEQLVANLATNNARQIYARVAGLNIYENEGAGLQLSIGGRGLDPNRTANFNVRQNGYDISADALGYPESYYTPPVEAIGRIQIVRGAASLQYGTQFGGLLNFVMKKPVTNRKLELTARQTLGSFGFYNAFTSLSGTVGKLSYYTFFQYKVGNGWRPNSHFSNYTAYGNVNYLISPKTTLGAELTQMSYLAQQPGGLTDAMFRENPRQSNRERNWFAVNWTLPALHFDHKFSVSSEVNVRLFGLSAYRYSLGFRPNRVASPDDLSERDLIKGDFANWGAEARYLKRYSIGSHQAVGLVGSRYYHGFNHNVQGLGSKGKGHDFSFIDEQQGISSDYRFPNKNVALFAENIFYIGDKFSLTPGLRYEYILTRANGFYGTLTRDLAGNILSASRTPEERMNGRQFLLGGLGLSVKPSSLLDLYANLSQNYRSITFSDMRIANPSQVIDPNLKDERGYSVDVGVRSTQTTLYSFDVSGFVLNYNNRIGEVQFYDQSDRVLRRRSNIGQALILGLESYAEADLLRLLQPQRTTLSGVLFTNLAFIHSRYAVSEIPGVVGNRVEFVPAVNLKTGVRFGINNLKTSLQYTYLSEQFTDATNAREGGVSAVIGLIPAYHILDASCSYQFRRFRLEGSLNNLTNVFYFTRRATGYPGPGILPSDGRSLYLTLQVRL, encoded by the coding sequence ATGATGAAATCATTGGTTTCTAATTTTTTTTTCTTTTGGCTGCTTTCCTCGTTAGCCTTTGGGCAATATAACCTATCAGGCAGAGTTGGATCACGAGCTGACAGCACCGGCCAGGCTGGTTGCCGGGTTTATCTGGCGAATGGCCGTCTTGTCACCACCACGGATAGTTCAGGACGGTTTGAGTTTACCAATCTGGCGAATGGCCAATACACGTTACAGGTGATCCATCCAGACTTTTGGGTTGCAAAGATGGACGTATCCATCCACAATGGGAACAGATACGTAAGCCTGTGGCTAAACAGCCGAACCCAAACGCTGGACGAACTGGTGGTCACGGATAAGCGAACGGATTTTGGCTTTACCCGCATGCGGGGGGTAGAGAACATGGGAATTTATGAAGGAAAAAAATCCGAGGTAATCATTCCTGAGCAGTTAGTAGCCAATCTGGCTACTAACAATGCTCGCCAGATCTATGCCCGTGTAGCTGGCCTGAATATTTATGAAAATGAAGGTGCTGGCCTGCAATTGAGTATTGGTGGGCGTGGATTGGATCCCAACCGAACAGCTAATTTTAACGTACGTCAGAACGGTTATGACATCAGCGCCGATGCGCTGGGCTATCCTGAGAGTTATTATACGCCCCCGGTTGAAGCCATTGGTCGGATACAGATCGTCCGAGGAGCCGCTTCCCTGCAGTATGGAACTCAGTTTGGGGGGCTACTCAACTTTGTCATGAAAAAGCCCGTTACGAACCGCAAACTAGAGCTGACGGCTCGCCAGACGCTTGGTTCATTTGGCTTTTACAACGCTTTTACGAGTCTCAGCGGTACCGTAGGCAAGCTAAGCTACTATACGTTCTTTCAATATAAGGTGGGGAATGGCTGGCGCCCGAATTCCCACTTCAGCAACTATACAGCCTATGGCAATGTGAACTATCTCATCTCGCCTAAAACAACCTTGGGTGCTGAGCTGACCCAGATGAGCTATCTGGCCCAGCAGCCGGGTGGCCTGACCGATGCCATGTTTCGGGAGAATCCCCGACAGAGTAACCGGGAGCGTAATTGGTTTGCCGTTAACTGGACGCTGCCTGCCCTGCATTTTGACCATAAATTCAGTGTCTCGAGTGAGGTTAATGTAAGGTTATTTGGGTTGTCAGCTTACCGGTATTCCTTAGGGTTTCGGCCTAATCGGGTGGCCAGTCCGGATGATTTAAGTGAGCGGGACCTGATAAAAGGCGACTTCGCCAACTGGGGTGCTGAGGCCCGCTATTTAAAACGTTACTCCATAGGTTCTCATCAGGCCGTGGGGCTGGTAGGCAGCCGGTACTACCATGGTTTTAATCACAACGTGCAGGGATTAGGTAGTAAGGGAAAGGGGCATGATTTCTCGTTTATTGATGAGCAACAGGGTATCTCATCCGATTACCGCTTTCCGAATAAGAATGTAGCTCTGTTTGCCGAGAATATCTTTTATATAGGCGATAAGTTTTCGCTCACTCCGGGCCTTCGGTATGAATACATCCTAACCCGGGCCAACGGCTTTTACGGTACGCTTACCCGGGATCTGGCGGGTAATATCTTAAGTGCCAGCCGTACCCCCGAAGAGCGTATGAACGGTCGTCAGTTCCTGCTGGGTGGATTGGGGCTGAGCGTTAAGCCGAGCAGTCTTCTGGACCTTTATGCCAACCTATCCCAGAATTACCGCTCCATTACCTTCAGCGACATGCGCATTGCCAACCCTTCGCAGGTAATTGACCCCAATCTAAAGGATGAACGTGGCTATTCGGTTGACGTAGGCGTGCGAAGTACACAGACTACCCTCTACAGCTTTGATGTAAGTGGTTTTGTGCTTAACTATAACAATCGCATTGGGGAAGTGCAGTTTTATGACCAGAGCGATCGGGTTCTCCGGCGCCGGAGTAATATCGGCCAGGCGCTGATTCTAGGCTTGGAGTCCTATGCAGAGGCAGACCTGCTGCGACTGCTCCAACCTCAACGTACCACCCTCAGTGGGGTTCTGTTTACTAATCTGGCCTTCATCCATTCCCGCTATGCAGTCAGTGAAATTCCCGGGGTGGTAGGTAACCGGGTTGAGTTCGTACCGGCTGTTAACCTGAAGACGGGAGTCCGGTTTGGCATAAATAACCTTAAAACGTCGCTCCAGTACACCTACCTTTCTGAACAGTTCACGGATGCCACCAACGCCCGTGAGGGTGGTGTATCGGCGGTTATTGGTCTAATTCCGGCCTATCATATACTGGATGCGAGCTGCTCTTACCAGTTCCGTCGTTTTCGGCTGGAAGGAAGCCTTAACAATTTAACCAATGTCTTTTATTTTACCCGGCGAGCAACCGGCTACCCAGGCCCGGGCATCCTGCCCTCTGACGGTCGCTCACTTTACCTGACGCTGCAGGTAAGGTTATAG
- a CDS encoding HTTM domain-containing protein — protein sequence MGAYLHKTTSVTPLVVFRMIFGLMLLGSIIRFWSKGWIDELYIQPTFFFPFYGFEFIKPLGSYTYWLFAICAVAALLVALGWYYRLAAITLFLSFTYIELIDKSTYLNHYYFTSLVCLLLIVLPAQVYFSVDAYKGRVKPGHQVPAWTIDSLKLLITILYVYAGLAKLNSDWLFHALPLRIWLPAHNDLPLVGFLLNEEWVAFVFSWIGCLYDLSIPFLLWYAPTRLLAYVAVVLFHGLTALLFPIGMFPYIMIVTGLLFFSPDFHQRVLNRLAQWLALPQAFMESTRLSRYTPPTEFCILILLLFFFVVQLLLPFRYLLYPGELFWSEQGYRFSWRVMLMEKAGYAQFTVKDDRGHQVVVNNSTFLTPLQEKMMATQPDMLLQYAHLLRNHYAQQGFHQPQVYVDSYVALNGRLGKPLVAPTINLARLEDSFAPKTWITPFDDEIIGF from the coding sequence ATGGGGGCTTATCTACACAAAACGACATCGGTAACCCCGCTGGTGGTTTTTCGAATGATCTTTGGTCTAATGCTCCTGGGTAGCATCATACGCTTCTGGAGTAAGGGCTGGATCGACGAGCTCTATATACAGCCCACATTTTTTTTCCCTTTTTACGGGTTTGAATTTATCAAACCTTTAGGTTCCTATACGTACTGGCTCTTTGCTATTTGTGCTGTGGCAGCTCTATTGGTGGCTTTGGGCTGGTATTACCGGCTTGCAGCAATAACCCTTTTTCTGAGCTTTACTTATATTGAGCTAATTGATAAGTCTACGTACCTCAACCACTACTACTTCACCAGTCTGGTTTGTCTGTTGTTAATTGTCCTGCCCGCGCAGGTATACTTTTCCGTTGATGCTTATAAAGGACGCGTAAAACCTGGCCATCAGGTTCCGGCCTGGACCATCGATTCCCTAAAACTGCTCATTACTATTTTATATGTGTACGCTGGCCTGGCCAAGCTAAACAGCGATTGGCTGTTCCATGCCCTGCCCCTGCGTATCTGGTTACCAGCCCATAATGATCTGCCCTTGGTTGGCTTCCTGTTAAATGAAGAATGGGTTGCCTTTGTTTTTAGCTGGATCGGCTGTCTGTATGATCTGAGCATTCCCTTTCTACTCTGGTACGCCCCGACCCGGCTCTTGGCTTATGTCGCCGTTGTGCTTTTTCATGGTCTGACAGCCCTGCTGTTTCCTATTGGCATGTTTCCCTACATTATGATTGTTACGGGACTGCTTTTTTTCTCCCCCGACTTCCACCAACGCGTGTTAAACCGACTGGCCCAGTGGCTGGCCCTGCCGCAAGCGTTCATGGAATCCACACGGCTGTCCCGGTATACACCGCCAACCGAGTTTTGCATACTGATTCTGCTGCTCTTTTTTTTTGTGGTACAACTGTTGCTTCCTTTTCGCTACCTGCTGTATCCAGGGGAGCTTTTTTGGAGTGAGCAGGGTTACCGCTTTTCCTGGCGGGTTATGCTTATGGAAAAGGCGGGATATGCTCAGTTTACGGTGAAAGACGACCGGGGGCATCAGGTGGTCGTGAATAATTCTACCTTCCTGACTCCATTGCAGGAAAAGATGATGGCTACTCAGCCGGACATGCTCCTGCAATATGCCCACCTGCTACGGAACCATTATGCGCAGCAGGGCTTTCACCAACCACAAGTGTATGTGGATTCGTACGTAGCGCTGAATGGCCGGCTGGGTAAACCACTGGTTGCCCCCACCATTAACCTGGCCCGACTGGAAGACTCGTTCGCTCCAAAAACGTGGATTACCCCTTTTGATGATGAAATCATTGGTTTCTAA
- a CDS encoding type 1 glutamine amidotransferase family protein translates to MKQTLSLFLTVLILSDVLAQSGSAPSTSVRAPLRRSESFFGLHFDFHAGAGDLNIGQTLTEGRIDSLLTLVKPDFIQVDCKGHPGISSYPSRVPTTTSAQSFIKNPLQLFRDVTRRHGVALYVHYSGVFDQAAARKFPQWAVVNADGQRNPDKMSVHSAYVDSLLIPQLKEIADYGVDGVWVDGECWATEPDYSPQALAAFRARTGLQTRPISPNDPTYESFRNFARQSFIDYVGHYTDALHRYNPQFQVCSNWAFSSMMPEPVTIDVDFLSGDLTPGNSVNSAVLMARVMASQSRFYQKPYDLMAWGFYHSFTPPGSSGDPKTALQLQQEAAEIMAMGGGVQSYFLQNRDASISRQDWPVMAELARFIRARQPYCQYTIAVPQIAVLYSSASFRKYNRRLYDGGRDAGVLGITTALMDAQYPTEILMEHHLHGNMKRYGLIVIPEWPYLTDAFQKELLDYVQGGGNLLVIGAGATRNFWTELGVIPAGPARKKTTWVSVDGQVTTLSDSIQTVQLPPGGSALITAFADQYVKTSEGALATSRQLGKGTITGLYANIGRDYIRHQAPNLRRLVAGLVKPLFPNPIVEISGTNLVHVAVNRLHKQLAVNLINTGGRHANEEVFTYDEVPPLQAIKVRLRLDRKPGRIVQQPENKVLPFSYSHGVCTLTVPELAVHSILVVVN, encoded by the coding sequence ATGAAACAAACACTTTCGCTTTTCCTGACAGTATTAATCCTTAGTGACGTGCTGGCTCAGTCTGGTTCGGCGCCATCAACATCAGTCAGAGCCCCGCTGCGCCGGAGCGAAAGCTTCTTCGGACTGCACTTCGATTTTCACGCCGGAGCCGGTGATCTCAACATTGGACAAACACTAACCGAAGGGCGGATTGATTCGCTGCTTACGCTGGTCAAGCCCGATTTTATTCAGGTGGACTGCAAAGGGCATCCGGGCATATCCAGCTACCCGAGCCGGGTTCCGACCACGACCAGCGCTCAGAGTTTTATCAAAAATCCACTCCAGCTATTTCGGGACGTAACCCGGCGGCATGGGGTGGCGCTGTACGTGCATTACTCGGGCGTTTTCGACCAGGCAGCCGCCCGAAAATTTCCGCAGTGGGCCGTCGTCAACGCCGACGGGCAACGTAATCCCGACAAGATGTCAGTGCATAGCGCTTATGTCGATTCACTACTGATCCCGCAACTTAAAGAAATTGCCGACTATGGTGTGGATGGCGTCTGGGTTGATGGCGAATGCTGGGCTACCGAACCCGACTATTCGCCCCAGGCATTGGCGGCCTTCAGGGCCAGAACCGGCCTTCAGACCCGGCCCATTTCGCCAAATGATCCTACCTATGAATCATTCCGAAATTTCGCCCGGCAATCGTTCATCGATTACGTGGGGCATTACACCGACGCGCTGCACCGCTATAACCCCCAGTTTCAGGTCTGCTCCAACTGGGCCTTTTCGTCGATGATGCCGGAACCGGTGACCATTGATGTCGATTTTTTGTCCGGCGACCTGACGCCCGGCAATAGCGTCAATTCGGCGGTACTGATGGCCCGGGTGATGGCCTCGCAGTCGCGGTTCTATCAAAAACCTTACGACCTGATGGCGTGGGGATTTTATCATAGTTTTACGCCCCCCGGCTCATCGGGCGACCCCAAGACGGCTCTGCAATTGCAGCAGGAAGCCGCCGAGATCATGGCGATGGGCGGAGGTGTGCAGAGTTATTTTCTTCAGAACCGGGACGCGTCGATTAGTCGTCAGGACTGGCCGGTCATGGCCGAACTGGCCCGGTTTATCCGCGCCCGCCAACCCTACTGCCAGTACACCATAGCAGTACCGCAGATTGCCGTGCTATATTCGTCGGCCAGTTTTCGCAAGTATAACCGCAGATTGTACGACGGGGGCCGCGATGCTGGGGTGTTGGGGATCACTACGGCGTTGATGGACGCCCAGTATCCGACCGAAATCCTGATGGAGCATCATCTGCACGGCAATATGAAACGTTACGGCTTAATTGTGATACCAGAGTGGCCCTACCTGACCGATGCCTTTCAAAAAGAGTTACTCGACTACGTGCAGGGTGGTGGCAACCTGCTGGTCATTGGCGCCGGGGCTACCAGAAATTTCTGGACGGAGCTGGGCGTAATCCCCGCTGGCCCCGCCCGGAAAAAGACCACCTGGGTTTCGGTTGACGGTCAGGTGACGACTCTGTCCGATTCAATTCAGACCGTACAATTGCCGCCGGGCGGGTCTGCTCTCATCACGGCCTTTGCCGATCAATACGTCAAAACGAGTGAAGGGGCTCTGGCCACGAGCCGACAGCTGGGAAAAGGAACCATTACCGGTCTGTATGCGAATATCGGCCGGGACTATATCCGGCATCAGGCCCCCAACCTGCGCAGGCTGGTAGCCGGGCTGGTAAAGCCACTGTTTCCCAATCCAATCGTTGAGATAAGCGGCACGAATCTGGTGCACGTAGCGGTCAACCGGCTGCATAAGCAATTGGCCGTAAACCTGATCAATACGGGGGGGCGTCACGCCAACGAAGAGGTGTTTACGTACGATGAGGTGCCGCCGTTGCAGGCGATTAAGGTTCGGTTGCGGCTGGACCGAAAACCCGGCCGGATTGTGCAGCAACCTGAAAACAAGGTTCTGCCGTTTAGCTATAGCCATGGCGTATGTACCCTAACGGTACCCGAGCTGGCAGTTCATTCTATCCTGGTTGTAGTTAATTAA
- a CDS encoding SMP-30/gluconolactonase/LRE family protein — MQNPCSVLLFVTLVIAGAIGTAVSQDKPAEILFKSSVFTQANGFTSGVEGPAVDQSGMLYAVNFGRQGTIGQVTQTGQTSVFVELPEGSIGNGIRFNRQGDMFIADYPKHNILIVKSGSRQVRVLAHESRMNQPNDIAIDRKGRLYASDPNWKANTGNIWRIDPSGEVTLLEANMGTTNGIEVSPDNKTLYVNESAQRKVWAYDLSAAGQISHKRLLIEFPDFGMDGMRCDAKGNLYIVRYGKGTVAKVSPTGTLLQEIALIGKKPTNIAFGGKDGRTAYVTLQDQGNIETFRVDEPGQEWVLNTK, encoded by the coding sequence ATGCAAAATCCCTGTTCTGTTCTTCTTTTTGTTACGTTAGTCATTGCCGGAGCCATCGGTACGGCTGTTTCTCAGGACAAACCCGCCGAAATCCTGTTCAAATCCAGCGTTTTTACCCAGGCGAATGGTTTTACGTCTGGGGTGGAAGGGCCGGCCGTTGATCAGTCCGGTATGCTGTACGCGGTTAATTTCGGACGGCAGGGGACTATTGGCCAGGTGACCCAGACAGGTCAGACCAGCGTGTTTGTCGAGCTGCCTGAAGGCAGTATCGGCAACGGAATCCGCTTCAACCGGCAGGGCGACATGTTCATTGCTGATTATCCGAAGCATAACATCCTGATAGTTAAGTCCGGTAGTCGGCAGGTGCGTGTTCTGGCGCACGAGTCCCGCATGAACCAGCCCAACGACATTGCCATTGACCGCAAAGGCCGCTTGTACGCGAGCGATCCGAACTGGAAAGCCAACACCGGAAACATCTGGCGCATTGACCCATCCGGCGAGGTTACGCTGCTGGAAGCCAACATGGGTACGACCAATGGCATTGAAGTAAGCCCCGACAATAAAACCCTGTACGTAAACGAGTCGGCCCAGCGCAAAGTCTGGGCTTACGATCTGTCGGCCGCCGGGCAGATCAGCCACAAACGGCTGCTGATCGAGTTTCCTGATTTTGGCATGGATGGGATGCGCTGCGACGCCAAAGGAAACCTCTACATTGTCCGGTACGGCAAGGGTACCGTTGCGAAAGTGTCTCCGACCGGAACGCTCCTTCAGGAAATCGCCCTGATAGGAAAAAAACCGACGAACATCGCCTTCGGTGGCAAAGACGGGCGCACAGCCTACGTAACGCTCCAGGACCAGGGGAATATCGAAACGTTCCGGGTGGACGAGCCGGGGCAGGAGTGGGTTCTGAATACGAAGTAA